The Neofelis nebulosa isolate mNeoNeb1 chromosome 1, mNeoNeb1.pri, whole genome shotgun sequence sequence TTCACAGCAGTTTTGTTCATGATAGTCAGAAACTAGAAGGAGCCCAAGGTCCATCAATAGGTGAAGAGATAAACTGCACCATATCCACACAAGATGATATTACTCATCAATAGCAGTGAACACAAAAACATGGAGACACCTCAGAAGCATTATGTTGCGCAAAAGTAGCttaccacaggggcgcctgggtggctcagtcggttaagtgtcccacctcagctcagggcatgatcttgcggtccttgagtttgagccccgcgtcgggctctgtgctgacggctcagagcctggagcctgcttccgattctgtatctccctctctctctgcccctcccccactcgcactctgtctctctctgtctctcaaaaataaacgttaaaaaaaaaagtagcttacCACAAAAGAGTACAGACTATGAGTTTCCATTCATTTGAAGTTTTGGAACAGGCAAAACTACTCCATAGTGACACAGCACATTAGTGGATACCTCTGGCATGGTGAGGGCAAGGAGGCAACAGACTATAGAAGGACATAAGGGAACATgctgggatgatggaaatgttcttccTCTTGAGTGGGATGATAGTCCACAGGTGTAGACGTGTCAAAATTCACCAAaccatacatttaaaatgtgtgcCTTTTACTGCCTGTGAAGTATACCACAATAAGGTTGATTCCTTTTAAAGATCATGTagagcaaaaatgtaaaaaagaaagcaaggcaaGACTGAGAAGAGAGGCGGGCCTTCTCAGCaggcagaagggaggaaaaacacCAATGGAATGGCAGGAGGCTGCCATGTTACCGGCTTTTGCAATGTTTGGGGGTTGTGTGATAAGCATGCATGACGTGGATAAAGTTAAgataaggataaagaaaaaagttgagcTCTAAAAACGATCTTATAGCACCCCCGTGCCTAGCCCTCTGTGAGGGAAGCAGGGATGCCTGCTGTCCCCCGAGAAAgtcacctccttcctcctcctcttgccccTAGACGCTGTTGGCGTTGCTGATCTTGGTCCTGTACGTGGGCACAGGAATGTCAGGTGAGCATTCCGAAATCTCAGAAAGGAGGAGCCGAGTCCACACGGGGTCGGGAGGGATGTTGTGGAGATGGCCGCATGCCAACGAGGCCTCCACAGCCTGCCTTCTCCTACCTCGTTCACCCACTGGGAGGACCGAACATGTTCATTTCAACTACTGCTCTCTTGCCCTTGTTAAGGGGTGATGTTCGTGCCTGTTTCAGGAAGAAGCTGGGAGGTGTCAGAAAGGATCAGAGAATGTAACTATCCCCAGAATCCTGTGGCTTCCCAGGTAACATATTCAGGAAAGGTACTGAGGGGATGTCAAGCTTGGCTGAGGAAATccgggaaggcttcccagaggtgTCATTGGCGAGCTGGATCTTGAAGGATCGATAATTAGGAGCTGGCCAGGTGGAGAAGGTGGGGATAGTCACTCCAGACAGAAACCCTGCAAAGTCTCAGAAAGCTTTTTGAAACCAGTGGcaagaggcggggggtggggggagggggcatcctACGTGAAAAAGCTCAAGATGCAATTTTGATATCTGCCTTTCAGGGATTTAAATACCAGACCGATGAACCCGCAGAAGAGCCAATAAAGGTCATCAGGACCTGGCTGAAGGAACACTTGCACGTTTTCTTggagaagctagaaaaagaggtGCAGGAATTGGAGCAGCTGGTACAGGACCTGGAGGGGTGGTTGGATGCCCTTCTGGGAGAGGGGCACCCGGAGGATCCCTGCTCCAACTTCAAGAACGATTTGTGAGGGCCCGGGGCTGGACCCTGGGGAGGACGCCAAGTGACAGCCGGGAGAAGGCTTGCCAGCTGACAAGAGCTGAGCTGTGACACTGGAATTTCAAAGCAGGCAAGACAATAAAATACCTGAGACCCTAAGAACTTTGCTGGCACCACGGCTGGTTCACTAACGAATGCCATCAGAAGGACACCAGGGCCCTGCTGAGATAGCCTCCAGGGCACCAGGACTCCGGGGTACAAGAACCAAGCCAGCTTCCGGGGCAGAACCCTTGCCCACTTCCCCAAGATCCGGCACAAATTCCCTAACCTCTCTCAGACGAGAGTGCCTCATGAGGAAAAATCAGGGTCACAAATTTGCCTCACAGCATCATGAGGGTGTATATGTAGAGTGCCTGATAGAtaggtcttcctttctttcactccTTTTCCTTGCTCCCCGGAACTTAGCGAGACGAGTCTGGTTCTGGAGTATATAGATGTTATGTGGCAGCTCAACCCTCTGGCCCCGCTTCTAGCAGCATCAATTGTCAAAACCCCTGTGCAGGGCAATGTGGTGACAGCTATGAAATTCACAAATGCATTCaccatttgacccagcaatcTGCCTCAGGGATTTATCTCCTATAAAtgtgtgaaatatatatttatcatatatattctttatatatacttgTCATAGTTATagcattatataattttatataacatacatattatattgaaatatacaCTTacaacacatatacatacatgtgtgaaATTACATGTACGTAATGTTACTCTCCTAGCTTCGTTTAGAAtagcaaaacaaaggaaacaacctaaatgatTATCCATAGGTCCCAGGTTAAATTAGGTAAATTTAGGTAAATTAGGCCCCTGGAGGTATGAAAGAGAATGAGGGAGCTTTTCTACTGATATGGAAAAGTCTACAAGAAAGgttgttaaatgaaagaaatcaaggtaTAAGAAGAGCCTGGGAATAAGAATCTGTAttttgttgatgatgatgatgatgacgatgttACTGAATGTGCATAAAAACTAGTaggatacaggggcgcctgggtggctcagtcagttgggcatccgacttcggctcaggtcatgatcttgcggtctgtgggttcgagccccgcatcgggctctgtgctgacagcttagagcctggagcctgtttcagat is a genomic window containing:
- the SMIM23 gene encoding small integral membrane protein 23, with translation MVIQQVGSRGRVAAEILERRRGSRCEDKKQTLLALLILVLYVGTGMSGRSWEVSERIRECNYPQNPVASQGFKYQTDEPAEEPIKVIRTWLKEHLHVFLEKLEKEVQELEQLVQDLEGWLDALLGEGHPEDPCSNFKNDL